The proteins below come from a single Parazoarcus communis genomic window:
- a CDS encoding AAA family ATPase, with amino-acid sequence MKPLKLILQAFGPFAGREVIDFTLLPAGSLFLISGPTGAGKTSILDGITCALYGDTSGGERSAREMRSHHADPAMLTEVEFEFALGTERYRVQRTPEQERPAQRATRSGDSMVKVPAKAALFRFDAAADGDGWVPMSSKSTEVTQDVTRLLGFEAEQFRQVVLLPQGQFRKLLAAGSGEREKILETLFGTIAYKRVQDALKAEAAALSKRAERARMERQILLEQAGVDSAEALAAQREALDEALRALEEDEKRAREADLQARSVLQAARALDARFVEREAAVTAMQSLDARQADADRQRSRLGIARKALQVLPADRSQSDARQQVQGAREAVATLSLQAGKLAEALRAAAQALAHENADAQVLAREAAQCEVLRLEGLAEKVEHLARAEAGLQSVQKLRAEADAALAAAMKDAEALGTRRLELAQRIEALQPQAAGVEALGLRLKQAEQHERARINLAQQQRKRDGFHSAEVTQQRVLDQATAARDSARQAFEALDATWRQAQGAILAHHLHEGAPCPVCGSAEHPEPARFDGELPTEAALKAAREAVSRAEKAHDGARTAFDTASRQTAIAQAEVDALQSALNASAGDDGAVPDSVATLREQLQVATAAQTELAPARSQLATLEAAQLKAAAMLDETRAAVSKAASEEQGARQVVEERRAAVPEPLREPAALGAALEQARARRQTLERALSQAQTAHGKAVSEDAALRARQEELEKALTSATRREADAADGFTTALAATGFADESAYREALLEPAAIDTLAAELSRFDEDYAAARERRKLAEAAIEGQQRPDLVALDAMASAQRERLDVVLGELGQRKAELDKIMLSQKKLAEIARETGSIEAEYRVAGHLAAIANGENGRNLTFQRYVLAALLDDVLRAASLRLRAMSRGRYLLQRRDEVADARRAAGLDLEVMDDYTGRARPVSTLSGGEGFMASLALALGLSDVVQAYAGGVQLDTLFIDEGFGSLDPESLDMAMKALIDLQQRGRMVGVISHVDEMKQQIDVAIDVEQGVRGSRVRIRA; translated from the coding sequence ATGAAGCCGCTCAAACTCATCCTGCAGGCCTTCGGACCGTTTGCCGGCCGCGAGGTGATCGATTTCACGCTGTTGCCGGCGGGCTCCCTGTTCCTGATCTCCGGCCCCACCGGCGCGGGCAAGACCTCGATTCTCGACGGCATCACCTGTGCGCTCTATGGCGACACCTCGGGTGGAGAGCGCAGTGCGCGCGAGATGCGCAGCCATCATGCTGACCCGGCGATGCTGACCGAAGTCGAATTCGAGTTCGCGCTCGGCACTGAGCGCTACCGGGTGCAGCGCACGCCCGAGCAGGAACGCCCGGCGCAGCGCGCGACCCGCAGCGGCGACAGCATGGTGAAGGTGCCGGCCAAGGCTGCGCTGTTCCGCTTCGATGCGGCAGCGGACGGCGATGGCTGGGTGCCGATGTCGAGCAAGAGCACCGAAGTCACGCAGGACGTGACCAGGCTGCTCGGTTTCGAAGCCGAACAGTTCCGTCAGGTCGTTCTGCTGCCTCAGGGCCAGTTCCGCAAGCTGCTGGCCGCCGGCTCCGGCGAGCGCGAGAAAATCCTCGAAACCCTGTTCGGCACCATCGCCTACAAGCGCGTGCAGGATGCGCTCAAGGCCGAGGCCGCCGCCTTGAGCAAACGTGCCGAGCGCGCCCGCATGGAACGCCAGATCCTGCTGGAGCAGGCCGGCGTGGACTCAGCAGAAGCCCTTGCTGCCCAGCGCGAGGCGCTCGACGAGGCCTTGCGCGCGCTGGAGGAAGACGAGAAACGAGCACGTGAGGCAGATCTTCAGGCCCGCAGTGTCTTGCAGGCCGCGCGGGCGCTCGACGCCCGTTTTGTAGAGCGTGAAGCGGCAGTCACGGCCATGCAGTCGCTCGATGCGCGTCAGGCGGACGCGGATCGTCAGCGCAGCCGTCTCGGCATTGCGCGCAAGGCCTTGCAGGTGCTGCCGGCCGACCGTTCTCAGAGCGACGCACGGCAGCAGGTGCAAGGCGCCCGTGAGGCGGTGGCGACGTTGTCGCTGCAGGCGGGCAAGCTTGCCGAAGCGCTGCGCGCGGCGGCTCAGGCGCTGGCCCACGAGAACGCCGACGCTCAGGTCCTGGCACGTGAGGCGGCCCAGTGCGAAGTGTTGCGGCTGGAGGGGCTGGCAGAAAAGGTGGAGCACCTGGCGCGGGCCGAGGCCGGGTTGCAGTCCGTGCAAAAGCTCAGGGCTGAGGCGGATGCGGCGCTGGCAGCAGCGATGAAGGACGCGGAAGCACTCGGCACCCGCCGGCTTGAACTGGCCCAGCGGATCGAGGCGCTGCAGCCACAGGCGGCGGGCGTCGAGGCACTGGGCCTGCGACTCAAGCAGGCGGAGCAGCACGAACGCGCGCGGATCAACCTGGCGCAGCAGCAGCGCAAGCGCGACGGCTTCCACAGCGCCGAAGTCACGCAGCAGCGCGTGCTGGATCAGGCAACGGCCGCCCGCGACAGCGCACGGCAGGCGTTCGAGGCGCTGGATGCCACCTGGCGCCAGGCCCAGGGCGCGATCCTCGCCCATCACCTGCATGAGGGCGCTCCCTGCCCGGTGTGCGGCAGCGCCGAACATCCCGAGCCTGCCCGTTTCGACGGTGAGTTGCCGACCGAAGCCGCGCTGAAAGCTGCGCGTGAAGCCGTCAGTCGTGCCGAAAAGGCCCACGACGGCGCGCGCACCGCCTTCGACACGGCATCGCGGCAAACTGCAATCGCGCAGGCCGAGGTCGATGCGCTGCAATCGGCGTTGAACGCGAGCGCTGGAGACGACGGGGCGGTGCCGGATTCGGTCGCCACGCTGCGCGAGCAGCTGCAGGTGGCCACTGCCGCACAGACCGAGCTCGCCCCCGCACGCTCGCAACTCGCCACGCTCGAGGCCGCGCAGCTGAAAGCTGCAGCGATGCTGGACGAAACACGTGCGGCGGTGAGCAAGGCCGCAAGCGAGGAGCAGGGGGCACGGCAAGTCGTCGAGGAGCGTCGCGCAGCGGTTCCCGAGCCCTTGCGGGAGCCGGCCGCGCTCGGCGCCGCGCTGGAGCAGGCCCGCGCCCGGCGCCAGACGCTCGAGCGCGCGCTGAGCCAGGCGCAGACTGCGCACGGCAAGGCCGTCAGCGAAGATGCCGCCCTGCGTGCCCGTCAGGAAGAGCTGGAGAAGGCGCTGACTTCCGCCACACGGCGCGAGGCCGATGCGGCAGATGGTTTCACCACCGCGCTTGCGGCCACGGGGTTTGCCGACGAATCCGCCTACCGCGAAGCGCTGCTTGAACCGGCCGCGATCGACACGCTGGCGGCCGAGCTGAGCCGCTTCGACGAGGACTATGCCGCGGCACGCGAGCGGCGCAAGCTCGCCGAGGCTGCGATCGAGGGGCAGCAACGACCGGACCTCGTGGCGCTCGACGCGATGGCGAGTGCGCAGCGCGAGCGGCTGGATGTCGTGCTGGGCGAACTCGGCCAGCGCAAGGCCGAGCTCGACAAGATCATGCTCAGCCAGAAAAAGCTGGCGGAGATCGCTCGCGAAACCGGCAGCATCGAAGCGGAATACCGTGTCGCCGGTCATCTGGCCGCGATTGCCAATGGCGAGAACGGGCGCAATCTGACCTTCCAGCGTTACGTGCTGGCGGCCCTGCTCGACGACGTGCTGCGTGCGGCCTCCCTGCGTTTGCGGGCAATGAGCCGCGGGCGCTATCTGCTGCAGCGGCGCGACGAAGTGGCGGATGCGCGACGTGCGGCCGGCCTCGACCTCGAGGTGATGGACGACTACACCGGTCGTGCCCGGCCGGTGAGCACGCTGTCGGGGGGCGAGGGCTTCATGGCCTCGCTGGCGCTGGCGCTCGGTCTGTCCGACGTGGTGCAGGCCTACGCCGGCGGCGTGCAGCTCGACACGCTCTTCATCGACGAAGGCTTCGGCAGCCTCGACCCGGAGTCGCTCGACATGGCGATGAAGGCCTTGATCGACCTGCAGCAGCGCGGCCGCATGGTGGGTGTGATCTCGCACGTCGACGAAATGAAGCAGCAGATCGATGTTGCAATCGACGTGGAGCAGGGAGTGAGGGGAAGCAGGGTGCGCATCCGGGCGTGA
- a CDS encoding secondary thiamine-phosphate synthase enzyme YjbQ, giving the protein MSRQARLTVSTRGRGMTDITAAVAEAVSASGVDTGVAHVFVRHTSCALLITENADPDVRRDLETLARRWAPDGDPAYRHDLEGDDDMAAHARSVLTEVALTVPVGGGKLLLGTWQGIFLWEHRSQGHARELVVTMLGT; this is encoded by the coding sequence GTGAGCCGCCAGGCCCGCCTCACGGTCAGCACCCGTGGCCGCGGGATGACCGACATTACTGCTGCTGTGGCCGAAGCAGTGTCCGCCAGCGGCGTCGACACCGGTGTCGCTCACGTTTTCGTGCGCCACACCAGTTGTGCGCTGCTGATCACCGAGAACGCCGATCCCGACGTGCGGCGTGACCTTGAAACCCTGGCGCGGCGCTGGGCACCCGACGGCGACCCGGCCTATCGCCACGACCTCGAGGGCGATGACGACATGGCCGCCCATGCGCGCAGCGTACTGACCGAAGTCGCACTTACGGTGCCGGTCGGGGGCGGCAAGCTGCTGCTCGGCACCTGGCAGGGCATCTTCCTGTGGGAACACCGCAGCCAAGGCCACGCGCGCGAGCTCGTGGTCACCATGCTCGGCACCTGA
- a CDS encoding SDR family oxidoreductase, with translation MRAIVTGHSRGLGAAIAENLLKRGIRVLGIARHGNADLAVRFPALLQEEALDLSELPALDAWLSGGRFKRFLADEGSALLINNAGLLQPVGLLGNQSTARVLQAVSLNIAAPLALANAFAAGGSAERARRIVHISSGAARKPYAGWSVYCASKAALDHHARAVALEAPPWLKISSIAPGVIDTDMQGEIRATSEAAFPQRARFEALKREGQLNSAERCALQLVNHVLSDAFGHEAVSDLRELD, from the coding sequence ATGCGCGCCATTGTTACCGGACACAGCCGCGGACTGGGGGCCGCAATTGCGGAGAACCTGCTCAAGCGCGGCATCCGGGTGCTTGGTATTGCACGTCACGGCAACGCCGATCTTGCCGTCCGCTTTCCTGCCCTGCTGCAGGAAGAAGCGCTGGACCTGTCCGAGCTCCCTGCACTCGACGCCTGGCTTTCCGGTGGCCGGTTCAAACGCTTTCTGGCCGACGAAGGTTCAGCGCTGCTCATCAACAATGCGGGGCTGCTTCAACCCGTCGGCCTGCTCGGCAACCAATCCACCGCCCGTGTATTGCAGGCCGTGAGCCTGAACATTGCCGCGCCGCTTGCGCTGGCGAATGCATTCGCCGCGGGAGGGAGTGCCGAACGCGCACGCCGCATCGTGCACATTTCCAGCGGCGCCGCGCGCAAGCCCTATGCCGGCTGGAGTGTGTATTGCGCGAGCAAGGCCGCGCTCGACCATCATGCGCGCGCAGTCGCACTCGAAGCGCCGCCATGGCTGAAAATCAGCAGCATTGCACCCGGCGTGATCGACACCGACATGCAGGGCGAAATCCGCGCCACATCGGAGGCGGCCTTCCCCCAGCGCGCCCGCTTCGAAGCACTCAAGCGCGAGGGCCAGCTCAACAGCGCGGAACGGTGCGCCTTGCAACTGGTCAATCATGTGCTATCCGACGCCTTCGGGCATGAGGCGGTGTCAGACCTGAGAGAGCTGGACTAA
- the ovoA gene encoding 5-histidylcysteine sulfoxide synthase, giving the protein MNSLFPRTPLLSGADVEAKRAEILTYFHATFDRYESLFEVLANEEAYTTKAISLRHPLIFYFGHTATFFINKFILAGLIEERIDPRLESMFAVGVDEMSWDDLDDARYDWPSVDEVANYRLQVRAVVDQVIQETPFSLPIGWEDPFWAVLMGIEHERIHLETSSVLIRQHALKYVKAHADWQHTTRHGTAPENTLVAIPAGQVRLGRDADEPIYGWDNEYGRHETEIPAFKAARYLVSNGEFRAFVDAGAYADDSLWDEEGLGWKRFARAEHPTFWIPDGGGWKLRLMTEEVPMPWDWPVETNCLEARAFCRWKARESGQPVRLPTEDEWNRIYDHAGLSDVPHNAPAQANLHLDHGASSCPVTTHAHGDLFDVVGNVWQWCETAIYPFDGFKVHPIYDDFTTPTFDDRHNIIKGGSWISTGNESRHASRYAFRRHFFQHAGFRYVVTDAPVLNPASSYETDTLLSQYAEFHYGDEVFGVPNFPKALADIAIDAHKRLGNGSVARALDLGCATGRASFELARAFKRVVGIDFSARFIQAGARLAETGSLRYTLPDEGELVSYHERRLDELGLADTADRVEFWQGDACNLKDIHTGFDLILAANLIDRLYSPRRFLEDVSHRLNPGGLLILASPYTWLEEHTKREEWIGGFKKDGESWTTLDGLKDILGAQFELVQGPQAVPFVIRETLRKHQHTLSELTVWKRRT; this is encoded by the coding sequence ATGAATTCGCTATTCCCACGCACCCCGCTGCTTTCGGGCGCCGACGTCGAAGCCAAGCGTGCCGAGATCCTCACCTATTTTCACGCCACCTTCGACCGCTACGAATCCCTGTTCGAAGTGCTCGCCAATGAAGAGGCCTACACCACCAAAGCCATCAGCCTGCGTCACCCGCTGATTTTCTATTTTGGCCACACCGCCACCTTCTTCATCAACAAGTTCATCCTCGCAGGCCTGATCGAGGAGCGCATCGATCCGCGCCTGGAATCGATGTTCGCGGTCGGCGTTGATGAAATGAGCTGGGACGATCTCGACGACGCCCGCTACGATTGGCCAAGCGTGGACGAAGTGGCCAACTATCGCCTTCAGGTACGTGCGGTCGTCGACCAGGTGATCCAGGAGACGCCCTTCAGCTTGCCAATCGGCTGGGAGGATCCGTTCTGGGCCGTGCTCATGGGCATCGAGCATGAACGCATTCACCTCGAAACCTCCTCCGTCCTGATCCGCCAGCACGCCCTGAAGTACGTCAAGGCGCATGCTGACTGGCAGCACACCACCAGGCACGGCACAGCGCCGGAGAACACGCTGGTCGCGATCCCGGCGGGGCAGGTCAGGCTCGGACGCGATGCTGACGAGCCGATCTACGGCTGGGACAACGAGTATGGTCGTCACGAGACGGAGATCCCTGCGTTCAAGGCCGCGCGCTACCTGGTATCAAATGGCGAATTCCGCGCCTTCGTCGATGCCGGCGCTTACGCGGACGACAGCCTGTGGGATGAGGAAGGCCTGGGGTGGAAGCGTTTTGCCCGTGCTGAACACCCCACCTTCTGGATACCGGACGGTGGCGGCTGGAAACTGCGCCTGATGACCGAGGAGGTCCCGATGCCATGGGACTGGCCGGTCGAAACCAACTGCCTCGAAGCCCGGGCCTTCTGCCGCTGGAAGGCGCGCGAAAGTGGTCAGCCGGTGCGCCTTCCCACCGAAGACGAATGGAACCGCATCTACGACCACGCCGGACTCTCTGACGTGCCGCACAACGCCCCGGCGCAGGCCAACCTGCACCTCGATCATGGCGCATCGAGCTGTCCGGTCACGACACACGCCCACGGCGACCTGTTCGACGTCGTCGGCAACGTCTGGCAATGGTGCGAAACCGCGATCTACCCATTCGACGGCTTCAAGGTTCACCCGATCTACGACGATTTCACCACGCCGACCTTCGACGATCGCCACAACATCATCAAGGGCGGCAGCTGGATCTCCACCGGCAACGAGTCGCGCCACGCCTCGCGTTACGCCTTCCGCCGCCATTTCTTCCAGCATGCCGGCTTTCGTTACGTGGTCACCGACGCGCCCGTCCTCAATCCGGCCTCCTCGTACGAGACCGATACCTTGCTGTCCCAGTACGCCGAGTTCCACTACGGTGACGAAGTCTTCGGCGTACCCAACTTTCCCAAGGCACTGGCCGATATTGCCATCGACGCTCACAAGCGGCTGGGCAATGGCAGCGTCGCACGGGCGCTCGATCTCGGCTGCGCCACCGGCCGCGCCAGCTTCGAGCTTGCCCGCGCCTTCAAACGTGTGGTCGGCATCGACTTCTCGGCGCGCTTCATCCAGGCCGGGGCCAGGCTCGCCGAAACCGGCAGCCTGCGCTACACCCTGCCCGACGAAGGCGAACTGGTCAGCTACCACGAGCGTCGCCTGGACGAGCTTGGCCTCGCCGACACCGCAGACCGTGTCGAATTCTGGCAGGGCGATGCCTGCAACCTGAAAGACATCCACACCGGCTTCGACCTCATCCTCGCCGCGAACCTGATCGACCGCCTCTACAGCCCGCGCCGCTTCCTCGAGGACGTTTCGCACCGGCTGAATCCGGGTGGCCTGCTGATCCTGGCGTCCCCCTATACCTGGCTGGAGGAGCACACCAAACGTGAAGAGTGGATCGGTGGGTTCAAGAAGGATGGCGAGTCGTGGACCACGCTCGACGGCCTGAAGGACATCCTCGGCGCGCAATTCGAACTCGTACAGGGCCCGCAAGCCGTGCCTTTCGTCATCCGCGAAACCCTGCGCAAGCATCAGCACACGCTGTCCGAACTGACGGTGTGGAAGCGCCGGACGTGA
- a CDS encoding exonuclease SbcCD subunit D gives MRFLHTADWHLGRVYHGVSLLEDQAHVLREFVRIAAELRPDAILIAGDIYDRSVPPADAVRLLDEVLTELVSGLGIAVVVIAGNHDGPDRLAFGSSLLTRAGLTVCGPVSAQVQPLMLRDADGEVAVYPLPYAEPALVRAALGDDTIHDHHAALAAQLDAIRSSHPAGVRAVVVAHAFVLGGSESESERPLTVGGTGAVDASVFEGFDYVALGHLHRPQRAGSDRVQYSGSLLKYSFAEAGHLKSVNLVELDGAGQCRVEQIALKPRRDLRIVEGTLDDIVAGAADDPGRADYVLARLSDSGALLDAMGKLRSAYPNALAIERPALHGEGEGRAAEDHRRVRIDTLFAGFYTEMTGQALDEAGSAVLARIVDELEHEGRHA, from the coding sequence ATGCGCTTTCTTCATACTGCCGACTGGCATCTCGGTCGCGTCTATCACGGCGTCTCGCTGCTGGAAGACCAGGCCCATGTGTTGCGCGAATTCGTGCGCATCGCCGCCGAGCTGCGTCCCGATGCCATCCTGATCGCGGGCGACATCTACGATCGTTCGGTGCCGCCTGCCGATGCGGTGCGCCTGCTCGACGAGGTGCTCACCGAACTGGTGTCCGGCCTCGGCATTGCGGTGGTCGTGATCGCGGGCAACCACGATGGCCCCGACCGGCTGGCCTTCGGTTCCAGCCTGCTGACCCGGGCCGGGCTGACGGTATGCGGGCCGGTGAGTGCACAGGTGCAGCCGCTGATGCTGCGCGATGCGGATGGCGAGGTCGCGGTCTATCCCCTGCCCTATGCCGAGCCTGCGCTGGTGCGCGCAGCGCTGGGCGATGACACGATTCACGATCATCACGCCGCGCTTGCGGCGCAACTGGACGCGATCCGGTCAAGCCATCCTGCAGGCGTGCGCGCGGTCGTGGTGGCACATGCCTTTGTGCTCGGCGGCAGCGAATCGGAGTCGGAGCGGCCGCTGACCGTGGGCGGCACCGGCGCTGTCGATGCAAGCGTGTTCGAGGGCTTCGACTACGTCGCGCTCGGGCATCTGCACCGGCCGCAGCGCGCCGGCAGCGATCGCGTGCAGTATTCCGGTTCGCTGCTCAAGTACTCCTTTGCCGAAGCCGGGCATCTCAAGTCGGTCAATCTGGTCGAACTCGACGGCGCCGGGCAGTGCCGTGTGGAGCAGATCGCACTCAAGCCGAGGCGCGATCTGCGCATTGTCGAAGGCACGCTCGACGACATCGTTGCCGGGGCTGCCGACGATCCCGGCCGCGCCGACTACGTGCTCGCCCGCCTCAGCGACAGCGGCGCCCTGCTCGATGCGATGGGCAAGCTGCGCTCGGCCTATCCCAATGCGCTCGCCATCGAGCGCCCGGCGCTGCACGGCGAAGGCGAAGGACGGGCGGCGGAGGATCACCGGCGCGTCAGGATCGACACGCTGTTCGCCGGTTTCTACACCGAGATGACGGGCCAGGCGCTCGATGAAGCCGGTTCCGCAGTGCTCGCCCGTATCGTCGATGAACTCGAACACGAAGGGCGCCACGCATGA
- a CDS encoding H-NS family nucleoid-associated regulatory protein: protein MVIDLKDYSLPQLRVLGSRIENEIRRQQLNSKAILRRRLSSLARDHGLTLDEVRSDKAAEKIVEAPSSIAQRASARVQVAAKYRHPSNRELAWSGRGRQPHWVKAWLANGGSMDALATAAEKMAPRNFRLQQL from the coding sequence ATGGTCATCGACCTGAAGGATTATTCGCTGCCGCAGCTTCGTGTGCTCGGCAGCCGCATTGAAAATGAAATCCGCCGCCAGCAGCTCAACAGCAAAGCGATATTGCGGCGCAGGCTGTCTTCGCTGGCCCGCGATCACGGCCTGACGCTCGACGAAGTGCGTAGCGACAAGGCCGCCGAGAAGATTGTCGAAGCACCGTCGAGCATCGCACAACGGGCTTCCGCGCGTGTGCAGGTGGCGGCGAAGTATCGTCACCCGAGCAATCGCGAACTCGCTTGGTCGGGCCGCGGCCGGCAGCCGCACTGGGTCAAGGCCTGGCTGGCCAACGGCGGCTCGATGGATGCGCTGGCGACTGCCGCCGAGAAGATGGCACCGCGCAACTTCCGCCTGCAGCAACTGTAA
- a CDS encoding alpha/beta hydrolase → MSALQPFHVLFLLAGGAALLALRAGVRYAIRAGLAAPRVAETAGPESLGLTFSTARIPTANDKHLHAWLIPSKAGVDLAGTVIVLHGWGGNAQMMLPLAQPLHEAGFAALFIDARCHGRSDDDSFASLPRFAEDVAAACDWLAARPGSGGGRVALLGHSVGAGAVLLAATRRSEVAAVVSVSAFAHPADMMRSWLASKRIPRWLEAYILDYVQATIGFRFDDIAPVASIARLHCPVLLVHGEHDDVVPVADASRLHAARAHDRVDLLTLPGDHESFEDMAGEMKTIIAFLQSALPPTASDMAATPADHRFRA, encoded by the coding sequence ATGAGCGCTCTTCAACCCTTCCATGTCCTGTTTCTGCTCGCGGGCGGCGCGGCCTTGCTGGCCTTGCGCGCGGGCGTCCGCTACGCGATCCGTGCCGGTCTTGCTGCGCCTCGGGTTGCTGAAACTGCGGGCCCGGAGTCGCTTGGCCTGACCTTCTCGACCGCGCGCATCCCGACCGCCAATGACAAGCATCTGCATGCATGGCTGATACCGTCCAAAGCCGGTGTCGACCTTGCAGGCACGGTCATCGTGCTGCATGGCTGGGGCGGCAATGCGCAGATGATGCTGCCGCTGGCGCAGCCGCTGCATGAAGCCGGGTTTGCAGCCTTGTTCATCGATGCGCGCTGCCATGGGCGCTCGGACGACGACAGCTTTGCCTCGCTGCCGCGCTTTGCCGAAGACGTAGCAGCCGCCTGCGACTGGCTGGCCGCGCGCCCCGGATCAGGCGGTGGTCGCGTCGCTCTGCTGGGCCATTCCGTCGGCGCCGGTGCGGTGCTGCTGGCCGCGACCCGGCGCAGTGAGGTGGCAGCGGTCGTCAGCGTGTCGGCCTTCGCCCATCCAGCGGACATGATGCGCAGCTGGCTCGCGAGCAAACGCATCCCGCGCTGGCTGGAGGCCTACATCCTCGACTACGTGCAGGCGACCATCGGTTTTCGTTTCGACGACATCGCGCCGGTCGCCAGCATCGCACGCCTGCATTGCCCGGTGCTGCTTGTGCATGGCGAGCACGATGACGTGGTGCCGGTCGCCGATGCCTCGCGCCTGCACGCGGCGCGTGCACACGACAGGGTGGATCTGCTCACGCTGCCGGGGGATCACGAGTCCTTCGAGGATATGGCGGGAGAAATGAAGACCATCATCGCCTTTCTGCAGTCCGCACTGCCGCCGACTGCCAGCGATATGGCTGCAACACCCGCGGATCATCGATTTCGGGCGTGA